In a genomic window of Neisseria flavescens:
- a CDS encoding Lrp/AsnC family transcriptional regulator, with protein sequence MPHLNLDKTDLKILQVLQENGRLSNVELSEKVALSPSPCLRRLKQLEDAGIIQKYAALLSPISLGLGLQAFIRVSISKAKDAREDFSESVRAWPEVLSCFALTGETDYLLHAFFTDMNAFSHFVLDTLLSHHGVQDAQSSFVLKEIKNTTALPLVHLVQD encoded by the coding sequence ATGCCTCATCTGAACTTGGATAAAACGGATTTAAAGATTCTGCAGGTTTTGCAGGAAAACGGACGGTTGAGCAATGTTGAGCTTTCTGAAAAGGTGGCGCTCTCCCCTTCTCCCTGCCTGCGCCGTCTCAAACAGCTTGAAGATGCGGGCATTATTCAAAAATACGCCGCCCTGCTTTCTCCCATATCTTTAGGCTTGGGTTTGCAGGCTTTTATCCGTGTATCGATTAGCAAGGCAAAAGATGCGCGCGAGGATTTTTCCGAATCTGTCCGCGCTTGGCCGGAAGTATTGAGCTGCTTTGCCTTAACGGGCGAAACCGACTATCTGCTCCATGCCTTTTTTACCGATATGAACGCGTTTTCCCATTTTGTTTTGGATACGCTGCTTTCGCACCACGGCGTGCAAGATGCGCAATCGAGTTTTGTGTTGAAAGAAATTAAAAACACGACTGCTCTGCCTTTGGTTCATTTGGTTCAGGATTGA